In Hydrogenovibrio thermophilus, the following are encoded in one genomic region:
- a CDS encoding cadherin-like domain-containing protein: MNLTVTPDNDMPVAVDDSASTTEDTALTISAADMLSNDSDIDGDTLSIDSFTQPANGTLVDNGDGTFSYTPNADYNGTDSFTYTVSDGNGGTDTATVNLTVTPDNDMPVAVDDSASTTEDTALTISAADMLSNDSDIDGDTLSIDSFTQPANGTLVDNGDGTFSYTPNADYNGTDSFTYTVSDGNGGTDTATVNLTVTPDNDMPVAVDDSASTTEDTALTISAADMLSNDSDIDGDTLSIDSFTQPANGTLVDNGDGTFSYTPNADYNGTDSFTYTVSDGNGGTDTATVNLTVTPDNDMPVAVDDSASTTEDTALTISAADMLSNDSDIDGDTLSIDSFTQPANGTLVDNGDGTFSYTPNADYNGTDSFTYTVSDGNGGTDTATVNLTVTPDNDMPVAVDDSASTTEDTALTISAADMLSNDSDIDGDTLSIDSFTQPANGTLVDNGDGTFSYTPNADYNGTDSFTYTVSDGNGGTDTATVNLTVTPDNDMPVAVDDSASTTEDTALTISAADMLSNDSDIDGDTLSIDSFTQPANGTLVDNGDGTFSYTPNADYNGTDSFTYTVSDGNGGTDTATVNLTVTPDNDMPVAVDDSASTTEDTALTISAADMLSNDSDIDGDTLSIDSFTQPANGTLVDNGDGTFSYTPNADYNGTDSFTYTVSDGNGGTDTATVNLTVTPDNDMPVAVDDSASTTEDTALTISAADMLSNDSDIDGDTLSIDSFTQPANGTLVDNGDGTFSYTPNADYNGTDSFTYTVSDGNGGTDTATVNLTVTPDNDMPVAVDDSASTTEDTALTISAADMLSNDSDIDGDTLSIDSFTQPANGTLVDNGDGTFSYTPNADYNGTDSFTYTVSDGNGGTDTATVNLTVTPDNDMPVAVDDSASTTEDTALTISAADMLSNDSDIDGDTLSIDSFTQPANGTLVDNGDGTFSYTPNADYNGTDSFTYTVSDGNGGTDTATVNLTVTPDNDMPVAVDDSASTTEDTALTISAADMLSNDSDIDGDTLSIDSFTQPANGTLVDNGDGTFSYTPNADYNGTDSFTYTVSDGNGGTDTATVNLTVTPDNDMPVAVDDSASTTEDTALTISAADMLSNDSDIDGDTLSIDSFTQPANGTLVDNGDGTFSYTPNADYNGTDSFTYTVSDGNGGTDTATVNLTVTPDNDMPVAVDDTVTLNEDAVITGQMDATDVDLPLGENLTFSTTADVEGLTFNSDGSYTFDASSYDDLDQGETQQIIIPVTVTDDQGATADATLTINVEGLNNDLTYVSEAASYHNVVGYFEVDENGLPVGEGTVVIDNQNGMTGGTHLADLDPSKEYGFFIISNAANDVSGNSTITFDVSGDTPVLLIDGAEATQPVYYDTPSFNPDGKDHFILENDGQGGTTISIEDLNLGDADFNDIVMHTNFELQNKIDVTADLAASSDTGDSSTDDLTKDNTPLITGMTESGASVVITDSSDNVVGQGVADQYGNYSITTTALPDGEQTLTVTATDVNGNEAVTTQTVTIDTVAEAGVVTVNSITDDDVVNATESGQIITVSGTATGGDISSGDLVVMTINGTDYSTSVDGDGNWHVDVSGADLASDTAFDVNVVSNDAAGNSVTTTGNSTHTVDTQAWAHIDVLTISPDNVISSSELSQNIPVIGYVKWDAKPGDPIKLYLDGEMIAEGTVSSDTNDQGFYTFSIDVPGSVLAQTDQIIPELTAVVTATDSAGNSFTASTTEVYGVDTEATPGTVTIDSVTGDNAVDTDESTQMVPISGTANGGDIQAGDEVTVTVNDQEYSTTVGSDGRWSIDVSGSDLVADADLTITANVLSSDAYGNQVESEGSRTYDLIENTAPDAQDDGAISSSLFFGLQGEYFGTNTQLSNISQFRELVENNTPDATFKAQNIDYQYGSGDVGRGTNLQTFLGSDADSLSNDPGNTSDAGIHLYGSIYLEAGTYNFKVNADDGYQIMIDGNAVAEVDYNQSSTTQTHAAFTITESGYHSIDMIWWDQGGSYVFQPELSSDGGHTYSTLDPSSLLSSENASDGLIVAEDNTLEIAPEQLLANDTDADGDSLSITDVSNAQNGQVVLNGDGSVTFTPAPDFFGAASFDYTISDGNGGTDTATVTVNVLPVNDVPVAHDETVEMDFEAASSNPGSGDGSTTTSITTNVVIALDISGSMDSDNRLELAKDALENMINAYDGQGSVNVKLVTFNSSGEVQTNTQSEVWMTAEEAINVIESLDANGYTNYEDAVYETYHNYSEPQADQTVAYFISDGEPTTERSGDGDYDYLSSWAQDGWNAFVGQYVDSLNVVALGDGISDLSYLETLAGAGNDVSEVIEVRNASELDEALTPAGTTLSVTGDLTDNVTDQEGDVSFTSISVGGVAYTASDFANGQTIALDGDGQLSVDFANGTYTYTASASEFDSDVVKTFTVNAQDEDGATVSFNVNIDVNVDDQASAPNVSLNIGDAVEVQEPVSNQNVWQGFDSKSDVITNPTYSTYNYNHSRNFSDDSDQIDIGNKSNQWIETEGGDDAVYIGNDDNGGINTGDGDDRVLIGDDANATIELEGGNDQLDIRGDADYINAGSGNDQVHIGDDATGTIELGAGDDELNIGDDSDYINAGEGNDRVYIGDEVKGTIDMGSGNDYLFVGGRLNGYIYGQSGTDSLVLDHYSLADYQNNVDGLRWKVNGFENILFGDGEVIGDSSAFASGEATSYHYALDVSASLTDQDGSETLSDVTINGLPADNSVSLQGTGVFDNGDGTYRIELQEDGSIADDVTMVSSRELTESELSDVHAAVTATEAAGGDTATTEVNEDEVHFLYGDDNEAEHFVIHDEAQSVEIENFDIEHDTLDLSEVIDDTPVDADDLSNYLNMIDNGDGTTTVNIDSDGDGDSSTGEQTQVVLDTYVDTNTDLNIQIDDQNIDYQNE, encoded by the coding sequence AGCATCGACAGCTTCACCCAGCCAGCGAACGGCACCTTAGTGGACAATGGCGATGGCACCTTCAGCTACACGCCAAATGCGGACTACAACGGAACTGACAGCTTCACCTACACGGTCAGTGACGGCAATGGCGGCACGGATACGGCGACGGTGAACCTGACGGTCACCCCAGACAACGACATGCCGGTAGCGGTCGATGACAGCGCCAGCACCACAGAAGACACCGCCTTAACGATCAGTGCGGCGGACATGCTGAGCAACGACAGCGATATCGATGGTGATACGCTGAGCATCGACAGCTTCACCCAGCCAGCGAACGGCACCTTAGTGGACAATGGCGATGGCACCTTCAGCTACACGCCAAATGCGGACTACAACGGAACTGACAGCTTCACCTACACGGTCAGTGACGGCAATGGCGGCACGGATACGGCGACGGTGAACCTGACGGTCACCCCAGACAACGACATGCCGGTAGCGGTCGATGACAGCGCCAGCACCACAGAAGACACCGCCTTAACGATCAGTGCGGCGGACATGCTGAGCAACGACAGCGATATCGATGGTGATACGCTGAGCATCGACAGCTTCACCCAGCCAGCGAACGGCACCTTAGTGGACAATGGCGATGGCACCTTCAGCTACACGCCAAATGCGGACTACAACGGAACTGACAGCTTCACCTACACGGTCAGTGACGGCAATGGCGGCACGGATACGGCGACGGTGAACCTGACGGTCACCCCAGACAACGACATGCCGGTAGCGGTCGATGACAGCGCCAGCACCACAGAAGACACCGCCTTAACGATCAGTGCGGCGGACATGCTGAGCAACGACAGCGATATCGATGGTGATACGCTGAGCATCGACAGCTTCACCCAGCCAGCGAACGGCACCTTAGTGGACAATGGCGATGGCACCTTCAGCTACACGCCAAATGCGGACTACAACGGAACTGACAGCTTCACCTACACGGTCAGTGACGGCAATGGCGGCACGGATACGGCGACGGTGAACCTGACGGTCACCCCAGACAACGACATGCCGGTAGCGGTCGATGACAGCGCCAGCACCACAGAAGACACCGCCTTAACGATCAGTGCGGCGGACATGCTGAGCAACGACAGCGATATCGATGGTGATACGCTGAGCATCGACAGCTTCACCCAGCCAGCGAACGGCACCTTAGTGGACAATGGCGATGGCACCTTCAGCTACACGCCAAATGCGGACTACAACGGAACTGACAGCTTCACCTACACGGTCAGTGACGGCAATGGCGGCACGGATACGGCGACGGTGAACCTGACGGTCACCCCAGACAACGACATGCCGGTAGCGGTCGATGACAGCGCCAGCACCACAGAAGACACCGCCTTAACGATCAGTGCGGCGGACATGCTGAGCAACGACAGCGATATCGATGGTGATACGCTGAGCATCGACAGCTTCACCCAGCCAGCGAACGGCACCTTAGTGGACAATGGCGATGGCACCTTCAGCTACACGCCAAATGCGGACTACAACGGAACTGACAGCTTCACCTACACGGTCAGTGACGGCAATGGCGGCACGGATACGGCGACGGTGAACCTGACGGTCACCCCAGACAACGACATGCCGGTAGCGGTCGATGACAGCGCCAGCACCACAGAAGACACCGCCTTAACGATCAGTGCGGCGGACATGCTGAGCAACGACAGCGATATCGATGGTGATACGCTGAGCATCGACAGCTTCACCCAGCCAGCGAACGGCACCTTAGTGGACAATGGCGATGGCACCTTCAGCTACACGCCAAATGCGGACTACAACGGAACTGACAGCTTCACCTACACGGTCAGTGACGGCAATGGCGGCACGGATACGGCGACGGTGAACCTGACGGTCACCCCAGACAACGACATGCCGGTAGCGGTCGATGACAGCGCCAGCACCACAGAAGACACCGCCTTAACGATCAGTGCGGCGGACATGCTGAGCAACGACAGCGATATCGATGGTGATACGCTGAGCATCGACAGCTTCACCCAGCCAGCGAACGGCACCTTAGTGGACAATGGCGATGGCACCTTCAGCTACACGCCAAATGCGGACTACAACGGAACTGACAGCTTCACCTACACGGTCAGTGACGGCAATGGCGGCACGGATACGGCGACGGTGAACCTGACGGTCACCCCAGACAACGACATGCCGGTAGCGGTCGATGACAGCGCCAGCACCACAGAAGACACCGCCTTAACGATCAGTGCGGCGGACATGCTGAGCAACGACAGCGATATCGATGGTGATACGCTGAGCATCGACAGCTTCACCCAGCCAGCGAACGGCACCTTAGTGGACAATGGCGATGGCACCTTCAGCTACACGCCAAATGCGGACTACAACGGAACTGACAGCTTCACCTACACGGTCAGTGACGGCAATGGCGGCACGGATACGGCGACGGTGAACCTGACGGTCACCCCAGACAACGACATGCCGGTAGCGGTCGATGACAGCGCCAGCACCACAGAAGACACCGCCTTAACGATCAGTGCGGCGGACATGCTGAGCAACGACAGCGATATCGATGGTGATACGCTGAGCATCGACAGCTTCACCCAGCCAGCGAACGGCACCTTAGTGGACAATGGCGATGGCACCTTCAGCTACACGCCAAATGCGGACTACAACGGAACTGACAGCTTCACCTACACGGTCAGTGACGGCAATGGCGGCACGGATACGGCGACGGTGAACCTGACGGTCACCCCAGACAACGACATGCCGGTAGCGGTCGATGACACAGTGACGTTAAATGAAGACGCTGTGATTACGGGGCAAATGGATGCGACGGATGTGGATCTACCGCTAGGTGAGAACCTAACATTCAGCACGACTGCCGATGTGGAAGGTTTGACTTTTAATAGTGATGGTTCTTATACCTTTGATGCATCTAGTTATGACGATTTAGATCAGGGTGAAACACAACAGATTATTATTCCTGTGACGGTTACAGACGATCAAGGGGCAACAGCTGATGCAACATTGACCATTAACGTGGAAGGTTTGAACAATGATCTGACCTATGTTTCTGAAGCGGCCAGCTACCATAATGTTGTTGGCTATTTTGAAGTCGATGAAAATGGTCTCCCGGTCGGAGAGGGAACAGTTGTTATTGATAACCAAAATGGCATGACAGGCGGTACTCACTTGGCCGATTTGGACCCAAGTAAAGAGTACGGTTTCTTTATCATTTCGAATGCGGCGAATGACGTTAGCGGAAATAGCACGATTACATTTGATGTATCGGGCGATACCCCTGTATTGCTAATTGATGGTGCTGAAGCGACACAACCTGTTTACTATGATACGCCGTCTTTTAATCCAGATGGAAAAGATCATTTCATCTTGGAAAATGATGGACAGGGCGGAACGACCATATCAATTGAAGATTTGAATTTAGGGGATGCAGACTTTAATGATATTGTTATGCACACAAATTTTGAACTTCAAAATAAAATTGATGTGACAGCGGATTTAGCGGCTTCGAGTGATACAGGTGACAGTTCTACCGACGATTTGACGAAGGATAATACGCCTTTGATTACAGGGATGACCGAATCAGGAGCCTCTGTAGTGATTACAGATTCGTCCGATAATGTTGTCGGTCAGGGTGTGGCAGACCAATATGGAAATTATTCTATAACGACCACTGCGCTACCGGATGGCGAGCAGACGTTAACCGTGACGGCAACCGATGTGAATGGAAATGAAGCCGTAACGACTCAAACCGTCACAATCGATACAGTCGCCGAAGCCGGTGTGGTGACGGTGAACAGCATTACCGACGATGATGTGGTGAATGCAACCGAAAGTGGTCAGATCATCACCGTTTCGGGTACGGCAACGGGTGGTGACATCAGTTCGGGTGACCTGGTCGTCATGACGATTAATGGAACCGATTATTCAACCAGTGTCGATGGCGACGGAAATTGGCATGTCGATGTGAGTGGTGCTGATTTGGCCAGCGATACGGCTTTTGACGTTAATGTGGTATCGAACGATGCGGCCGGTAACAGCGTGACGACCACTGGAAATTCAACGCATACCGTTGATACCCAGGCCTGGGCACATATCGATGTATTGACCATTTCGCCCGACAATGTGATCAGTTCGTCGGAACTTTCACAGAATATTCCAGTAATCGGTTATGTTAAATGGGATGCGAAGCCTGGTGATCCAATCAAATTGTATTTGGATGGAGAAATGATTGCCGAAGGTACGGTTTCCAGTGACACAAATGACCAAGGTTTCTATACCTTTAGCATTGATGTTCCAGGTTCTGTCCTGGCTCAAACCGATCAAATCATACCGGAGTTGACAGCTGTCGTCACTGCGACAGATTCAGCCGGTAATTCTTTCACAGCCAGTACCACGGAAGTATATGGTGTTGATACCGAAGCAACGCCGGGTACGGTCACCATTGATAGCGTGACCGGGGACAACGCAGTGGACACGGATGAAAGTACTCAAATGGTCCCTATTTCAGGAACCGCCAATGGTGGAGACATCCAAGCCGGTGATGAAGTGACCGTTACCGTCAATGATCAGGAATATTCCACAACAGTTGGCAGCGATGGGCGTTGGAGTATTGATGTCAGCGGAAGCGATTTGGTCGCTGATGCCGACTTGACAATCACTGCAAATGTGCTTTCTTCGGATGCATATGGTAACCAAGTGGAGAGCGAAGGCAGTCGAACGTACGATCTAATCGAAAACACCGCTCCGGATGCCCAGGATGACGGTGCGATTTCATCTTCTTTGTTCTTTGGCCTACAGGGTGAATACTTTGGTACCAATACGCAGTTGTCCAATATTTCTCAGTTTAGGGAGTTGGTTGAGAACAACACGCCGGATGCGACCTTTAAAGCCCAAAATATTGATTACCAATATGGTTCGGGCGACGTTGGGCGTGGCACCAACCTGCAAACTTTCCTGGGAAGTGATGCTGATAGCTTGAGCAACGATCCGGGTAATACGTCAGATGCGGGTATCCATTTGTATGGATCGATTTATCTTGAAGCTGGCACCTACAACTTTAAAGTCAATGCCGACGATGGTTATCAGATCATGATTGACGGTAATGCGGTGGCTGAAGTCGACTATAACCAGTCTTCGACAACTCAAACGCACGCCGCCTTCACCATCACGGAAAGCGGTTACCATTCCATTGATATGATTTGGTGGGATCAAGGCGGCAGCTATGTCTTCCAGCCTGAGTTAAGCTCGGATGGTGGTCATACTTATTCGACGTTGGATCCGTCCAGTCTACTGTCTTCAGAAAATGCGTCAGATGGACTGATTGTCGCTGAAGATAATACTTTGGAGATTGCGCCAGAGCAGTTGTTGGCGAATGATACGGACGCCGATGGCGATAGCTTGTCCATTACGGATGTCAGTAATGCCCAAAACGGCCAGGTGGTGTTAAACGGAGATGGTTCCGTGACCTTTACACCGGCACCGGACTTCTTTGGAGCAGCATCGTTTGATTACACCATCAGTGATGGAAATGGCGGGACGGATACCGCGACAGTAACCGTTAATGTCTTGCCGGTTAATGATGTGCCGGTGGCCCATGATGAAACGGTTGAGATGGACTTTGAAGCCGCTTCATCGAACCCCGGTTCTGGAGACGGAAGTACGACAACATCGATTACGACAAATGTCGTGATTGCGTTGGATATCTCCGGCAGTATGGACAGCGATAACCGTCTAGAATTGGCGAAAGATGCACTGGAAAACATGATCAATGCTTATGATGGCCAAGGCAGTGTTAATGTAAAACTGGTGACCTTCAATTCGTCTGGCGAAGTGCAGACCAATACCCAAAGTGAAGTTTGGATGACCGCGGAAGAAGCGATCAATGTCATTGAAAGCTTGGATGCGAATGGTTACACCAACTATGAAGATGCGGTGTACGAGACATATCATAATTATTCCGAACCGCAAGCGGATCAAACCGTCGCCTACTTTATCTCCGATGGCGAACCGACAACTGAACGATCCGGCGATGGCGATTACGATTACTTGAGCTCGTGGGCGCAAGATGGTTGGAATGCTTTCGTCGGCCAGTATGTGGACAGCTTGAATGTCGTGGCCTTAGGTGATGGTATTTCGGACTTGTCTTATCTGGAAACCTTAGCCGGTGCCGGCAACGATGTTTCAGAGGTCATTGAAGTGCGAAACGCATCCGAACTGGATGAGGCATTAACCCCTGCCGGAACAACTTTGTCCGTGACCGGTGACCTGACGGATAATGTCACGGATCAGGAAGGCGATGTGTCCTTTACGTCCATCAGTGTTGGAGGTGTGGCTTACACCGCATCCGACTTTGCGAATGGACAGACCATTGCATTGGATGGCGATGGTCAATTAAGTGTCGATTTTGCAAACGGAACCTATACCTACACTGCTTCGGCTTCCGAATTTGATTCGGATGTTGTCAAAACCTTTACGGTCAATGCGCAGGATGAAGATGGGGCGACGGTCAGCTTTAATGTCAACATTGACGTCAATGTTGACGATCAGGCTTCCGCGCCGAACGTGTCATTGAACATCGGTGATGCGGTTGAAGTTCAGGAGCCGGTTTCGAACCAAAATGTCTGGCAAGGGTTTGATAGCAAATCGGATGTCATTACGAATCCGACTTACTCAACTTACAATTACAACCATTCGAGAAATTTCTCGGACGACAGTGATCAAATCGACATCGGGAATAAATCAAACCAATGGATTGAAACTGAAGGCGGTGACGATGCCGTTTACATCGGCAACGATGACAATGGCGGAATCAACACTGGCGACGGTGATGATCGTGTTCTGATCGGTGACGATGCCAACGCGACCATTGAATTGGAAGGCGGGAACGATCAGCTGGATATCCGCGGGGACGCCGATTACATCAATGCCGGCAGCGGCAACGATCAAGTCCACATTGGAGACGATGCCACGGGTACGATTGAACTTGGTGCGGGCGATGATGAACTGAATATCGGCGATGATTCCGACTACATCAATGCCGGTGAGGGCAATGACCGAGTCTACATCGGTGATGAAGTTAAAGGTACCATCGATATGGGCAGCGGGAACGATTACCTGTTTGTTGGTGGGCGACTGAATGGTTATATCTACGGTCAATCCGGTACCGATTCCTTGGTTCTGGACCATTACTCCTTGGCGGACTATCAAAATAATGTCGATGGCTTACGCTGGAAAGTGAACGGTTTTGAAAACATTCTGTTTGGAGATGGTGAGGTCATCGGTGACAGCAGTGCTTTCGCTTCTGGAGAAGCGACTTCATACCACTATGCATTGGACGTCTCGGCGAGTCTGACCGATCAGGACGGTTCCGAAACCTTATCGGATGTCACCATTAACGGTTTGCCTGCGGACAATTCCGTCAGCTTGCAAGGCACGGGTGTGTTCGATAACGGTGACGGAACCTATCGTATTGAATTGCAAGAAGACGGTTCCATTGCCGATGACGTCACTATGGTGTCTTCGCGTGAATTGACCGAATCGGAACTGTCGGATGTGCATGCCGCGGTCACTGCGACGGAAGCCGCCGGTGGCGATACGGCGACCACTGAGGTCAATGAAGACGAGGTACACTTCCTATACGGTGACGATAATGAAGCCGAGCACTTTGTCATCCATGACGAGGCTCAAAGCGTCGAAATCGAAAACTTCGATATCGAACACGATACCTTGGACTTGAGCGAAGTCATTGACGATACACCGGTGGATGCCGACGACCTAAGCAATTATCTGAATATGATTGATAATGGCGACGGCACCACGACAGTCAATATCGATTCTGATGGTGACGGAGACTCTAGTACCGGTGAGCAGACACAGGTAGTGCTGGATACTTATGTCGACACGAACACCGACTTGAACATTCAAATTGACGATCAGAACATCGATTATCAAAATGAGTGA
- a CDS encoding Sel1-like repeat-containing protein kinase family protein: protein MSQTRSVKNPIYIQDDLSDIKLLCEEGSLSVFTAKQTSESGDSKQTVRVLTDIHNHYALKREKDLLHYLNKFSDDFPKFNEIRKEGFSYLKFFDFVGKKSLKDVVKKKGVLSPEEAKKLLEHMVSALDKVHGVGFVHTRIRPENIIAGKDHYYLVDWGGAIPALSSFETEVLLGDQKYCPPERLNGEYDAAGDIYLLGCVLYFALTGKHIYRLNKVEHYFDQLYAHAFHTPRKLNALPVFWRQLIVWMTQKSPKDRPGLVDLQQWLKDESVPKEIRQQKPETVKGFPEDSLAVLADSHYLYALFKKATLHDASGDVESAFNLYETCAFRGYTRAENNLGLMYEKGKVVRQSYIKAMNMFYQAYEKGNPYGAYNLGYIFEKGWGVDVNLAKAYQLYKYAAMRGHLAAQNRLGECYLDGKGVDVDVVQARFWFGMAAHYGNEMASQNIRRLLTETRRAV from the coding sequence ATGTCTCAGACCCGGTCTGTCAAAAATCCGATTTACATTCAGGATGATTTATCGGACATCAAGTTGCTTTGTGAAGAAGGTTCCTTATCGGTATTCACCGCCAAGCAAACTTCTGAAAGCGGAGACAGCAAACAAACCGTGCGGGTGTTGACGGACATTCACAATCACTATGCACTGAAGCGCGAAAAAGACCTGCTGCATTATCTCAACAAATTTTCTGATGATTTTCCCAAGTTCAACGAAATCCGAAAGGAAGGCTTCAGTTACCTGAAGTTTTTCGATTTTGTCGGTAAAAAAAGCTTAAAAGACGTTGTTAAGAAAAAAGGCGTTTTGTCACCGGAAGAAGCCAAAAAACTTCTGGAACACATGGTTTCCGCGCTTGATAAGGTGCACGGCGTCGGGTTTGTGCACACGCGCATCCGCCCGGAAAACATCATCGCCGGAAAAGACCATTATTATCTGGTCGACTGGGGCGGCGCGATTCCCGCCTTGTCGTCGTTTGAAACCGAAGTCCTGCTCGGCGACCAAAAATATTGCCCGCCGGAGCGTTTAAACGGTGAATACGATGCCGCCGGCGACATTTATCTTTTGGGGTGTGTTCTGTATTTTGCCTTGACCGGCAAACACATTTATCGCCTGAATAAGGTGGAGCATTACTTCGACCAATTGTATGCCCATGCGTTCCATACGCCGCGTAAGCTGAATGCGTTGCCGGTGTTTTGGCGACAATTGATTGTCTGGATGACGCAAAAATCGCCCAAAGATCGGCCAGGCCTGGTCGATTTACAACAATGGTTGAAAGATGAAAGTGTGCCGAAAGAAATCCGTCAACAAAAACCGGAAACCGTTAAAGGCTTTCCGGAAGACAGTTTGGCGGTGCTGGCCGACTCGCATTATCTGTACGCGTTGTTCAAAAAGGCCACATTGCACGATGCTTCCGGCGACGTTGAATCGGCCTTTAATCTCTATGAAACCTGCGCTTTCCGAGGCTATACCCGAGCGGAAAACAACCTCGGGCTGATGTATGAAAAAGGTAAGGTTGTGCGTCAGTCTTACATCAAAGCGATGAATATGTTTTATCAGGCTTATGAAAAGGGTAACCCTTATGGCGCTTACAATCTGGGCTATATTTTTGAAAAAGGCTGGGGCGTCGACGTTAATTTAGCCAAAGCGTATCAGCTTTATAAATACGCCGCCATGCGCGGTCATCTTGCGGCGCAGAACCGGTTGGGTGAATGTTACCTGGACGGCAAAGGGGTGGATGTCGACGTGGTTCAGGCCCGTTTCTGGTTCGGTATGGCGGCACACTACGGCAATGAGATGGCCTCTCAAAATATCCGTCGGTTGCTGACCGAAACCCGCCGCGCGGTCTGA